TCCAGGACTTTCATCGCAACCAGCAAGCAAACTTCCTACCATTACACAATCAGCTCCTGCAGCTAAGGCTTTTGCAAAATCACCGCTGTATTTTATACCGCCATCTGCTATGATAGGCACTCCACTTCCACGAGCGACTTCAGAACAATCACTTATAGCAGTGATCTGAGGAACGCCTACCCCTGAAACTATACGAGTAGTGCAGATAGAACCAGGCCCTATGCCTACTTTTATGGCATCAGCTCCTGCAGCTATAAGATCTTTTACGGCTTTTGGATTTGCTACATTTCCTACTATGATATCAACATCTTTTATCTGCTCTTTTATCTGCTTTAAAGTATCAATAATACCTTTTGAATGTCCGTGAGCAGAGTCCATAACAAGAGCATCAACTCCAGCTTTTGCTAAAGATATAGCGCGATCTATCTGTCCTACGCCTATAGCTGCAGCGACTCTAAGACGTCCAAATTTATCTTTATTTGCGTTTGGGTATTCTTTTCTTTTTTTAAGATCTTTTATAGTGATTAACCCTTCTAATTTTCCGTTTTCATCTACAATAGGAAGTTTTTCAACCTTATTTGTAGAAAATATCTTTTCGGCGTCATCTAAAGTGCAGCCTTTTGGAGCAGTAATAAGAGGAGCTTTAGTCATCGCACACTCAACAGTTTTACTAAAATCATTTTCAAATCTTAAATCTCTATTTGTAAGAATCCCTATAAGAATATTATCATCATCTACTACAGGAACACCAGATATCCTATACTCACTCATTAGCTCAAGAGCTTCTCTTATAGTAGCATTTGGGTTTATAAATACAGGATCGATGATGACACCACTTTCGCTTTTTTTAACTCTTTTTACCTCTTTTATCTGACTTTGTAAATCCATATTTTTATGGATCACTCCGATACCTCCAAGCCTTGCCATCATAATAGCAGTTCTATGCTCAGTAACAGTATCCATAGCAGCTGAAACAAGAGGTATATTTAAAGTGATATTTCTACTAAATTTAGATGATACATCAACTTGTTTTGGTAAAATTTCAGAATATTGTGGCATCAACAATACATCTTCAAAAGTCAAAGCTCTCTTAACTATCTTCATCTTAATTTCCTTTTATTGATTTTTCTAAACTATATGCACCATCTAAAACAGTTTGTTCCGCCCACGCTTTGCCTATGAGCTGAGCTGAGATATTTAGTCCATTATCATCTTTTGCTACTGGAACAGTTATAGCAGGAAGTCCTGCTAAATTTACTCCTATGGTATAAATATCGCTAAGATAAGCTTTTAACGGATCACTTAACTCGCCAAATTTATAAGCAACGCTTGGAGCAACAGGCATAAATATAAGGTCTGATTCGCTTAAGATCTCCTCGTATTCCTGTTTTATAAACGCTCTTGCTTTTTGAGCTTTTATATAATAAGCATCATAATATCCGCTTGATAAAACAAATGTTCCAAGAAGCATTCTTCTTTGCACTTCTGCGCCAAAACCCTCACCTCTAGTTTTTGCATACATTTCACCTAAGTTTTTGCACTCTGCCCTGCGTCCATATCTCACGCCATCATAACGGCTTAAATTTGCACTAGCTTCTGCAGTAGCTATGATATAGTAAGCAGCTATATCATATTTTGAATTTAAAAGATCTTTATAGATTATTTTATGTCCGCTATTTTTTAGCTTTTCAATGGTTAAATTTAGAGCTTTTCTTACGTCGTCGCTTGCTTCATCTATATAGTTTTTAATAACTGCTATAGTTAGTTTTTTGTTCGCATCTAACTTATCTGCAGTACTTATAACTTCTAATTTTGAACTCGTGCTATCTTTTGGATCGTGTCCTGCAATGATATCATAAAGCAATGCGGCGTCTTCAACGCAGCTTGTTATAGGTCCTATCTGATCTAAGCTACTTGAGTAAGCGCCTAGTCCAAATCTACTAACTCTTCCATAAGTTGGTTTAAACCCAACGCAACCACAAAACGCTGCTGGTTGGCGTATGCTTCCGCCAGTATCACTACCTAAAGCGGCGATAGCGATATTTGACGCAACTGCTGCAGCGCTTCCACCACTACTACCACCAGGAACCCTTGAGTTGTCCAAAGGATTTAACGTTTTACCATAAAAGCTACTTTCAGTAGTACTTCCCATAGCAAACTCGTCCATATTTGTTCTACCAAACGGAGCAAGTCCAGCTTTTAAAAGCTTATCTATAACAGTTGCGTTATAAGGTGCTACGTATCCTTGAAGTATTTTTGAACAACTTGTTATCTTCCAGCCTTTAACTTGAATATTGTCTTTTATAGCGATAGGAATACCTGCGTACTCATCACCTATCTCGGTGCTAGTAAGTTGCTCTATATAAGCACCCAAATGTTTATTTGCTTTTATTTTCTCTTTTAGTTCTGCGCGTAAAGCCAAAATATCAGACGGGCTTAGTTTCAACGCTTCTTTTAAAGTTATCACCTATTCTCCTTAAATCTATTGACTAAAAAAATCCCTACAACTACGATCAGTATCAAAACAAAAATAGTAGCTATGATTAGCTCATTTGAAGTTGGCGTATTAAACATTTTTTAAAACCTTTGAACATCTAGGGCATAAACAGTTTTCCTCTTTGGCGTCATACTTCCAGCATCTTGGGCATTTAAAGCGAGATGCTTTTACTACCTTAAACTGCTCATTTCCTACTTCGAAAGTAGCCAAAGTCTCACCGTCTTCTATACTTTTAACAAAGCTTACCATATACCAGTCTATGACTTCATCAAGATCGTTTGCAAGTATTTCATTTGAGCTAGTTTCTAGCATAACCTCAAGTGTAGATTTTATAATTTTTTCTTTTTTGAGTTTATCTACTATCTCATTAAATTTTTCCCTACTAGCTAATAACAAGCTATCATCTATATCAAATTCATAATCCAAATCATCATAAACTATGTCAAAAACATCGCCAAAATCTTTTTTTATGATTTGCGGAGCAAATTCTATGGCCTCATCAACGCTGTAAGTTAGCGTAGGAGCTATGAGTGCAAAGACTCTTTTTGCGATGATAGCCATAGCAGATTGAGCCGAACGGCGACGAGCTGAGTCTTTATCATCGCAGTAAAGTCTGTCTTTACAAATATCAAGATATATCCCGCTAAGATCTGTGCTTAAGAAATTAAGCAAGATATTAAATCCTTTTGAGAACTCGTAATTTCTAAAGCAAACCGATACTTCTTTGAAAGTCTTACTAGCCCTATTTAGTATCCACTTATCAAGCATTCCAAAATTTGTATATATATCATCTAAATCGCCGACGTTTGCTAGTAAAAATCTTATCGTATTTCTTATCTTTCTATATTGCTCACTAACTTGTTTTAAAATTTCATCGCTTATTTTAAGATCGCTTGAATAATCACTAAGCCCAACCCAAAGTCTTAAGATCTCTATGCCGTATTTTTTGGCTACGTCTGCTGGAGCTATGACATTGCCTTTGCTTTTACTCATTTTATTTCCGTTTCCATCAACCGTAAAACCATGAGTTAGTATGCTTTTATAAGGTGCTTTTTGATTTAATGCACAGCTTAGTAAAAGTGAGCTTTGGAACCAACCTCTATGTTGATCACTTCCTTCAAGATACATATCTGCTTGATATCCACCACTATCATAATCTCCACTATTTAAAACCGCATTCCACGTAGATCCGCTATCAAACCAAACATCTAGTATATCACTAACTTTTTCTAAATTTGCAGGATTTAAATTTGAACCTTTTGGAAGAAGCTCTTCTATGCTTAGATCCCACCACGCATCAGCGCCTTTTTCGTCAAATATACTAGCGATATTATCCAAAATTTCTGGATCAAATACCACTTCTTTTGTGGTTTTATCTCTAAAAAACGCTATAGGTACGCCCCAGTCTCTTTGGCGAGAAATACACCAATCAGGGCGATTTTCTATCATAGAGCCGATTCTTTTGATGCCTGCTTCTGGATAAAATTTAACTTGATTTAAAGCTTCAAGTGCTGTTTGCCTTAGTGTTTTACCATCTAATTTTGGCTCATCCATAGCGATAAACCACTGCTTAGTAGCTCTATAAATTACAGGTTTATGCGTTCTCCAGCAAAATGGATAACTATGCACAAATTTACTTACTTTCACGACCGCATCGCCTAAGATATCTAAAAGTCGTTCATTTGCTTTAAATATATGAAGTCCTATAAACTCACCCAAAAGCTCTTCTGGTAGTAGCTTTTTAGCTCTTAAAGTCTCATCATAAAGTCCTGCTTCATCAACAGGCATTATAACTTCGATATTATATTTTAAACTTGCAAAATAATCATCTTCGCCATGCCCAGGAGCAGTATGTACAAGCCCCGTACCGCCATCCATCAAAACATGCTCTCCAAGTATAAATTTAGAATACCTTCCGTTCAAAGGATTTATCGCATTTAGTCCCTCAAGCTCACTTGAAGCAAATTCTTTTATAATCTCACCTTTTATTATGCCTTGATTTATCAAAGTTTCTTTTAAAGGAAGAGCTATGATATAACCTTCTTTTGTTACTGCGTATTTTTCATTTGGATTTAAACTAATGGCTTGATTTGCTACTAAAGTCCAAGGGGTGGTCGTCCATATGACGGCTTTTGCGCTACCCACGCCAAGCTTATCACACGCTTCTTTGCTTAGATCAAAAGCAACATACAAGCTATAATCTTCTTTGTCTTCATACTCTACTTCAGCCTCAGCTAAAGCACTTCTTGCTGCCCAGCTCCAAAATACAGGCTTACTTCTCTCTATAAGAAGTCCTTTTTTAGCCACTTCACAAAGCGTTCTATATATATTTGCTTCAAATTTATATTTCATGGTAAGATACGGTTCGTCCCAGTCACCAAGGACACCCAAAGATTTAAACTCTTCTTTTTGGATTTTTACAAATTCACTAGCCCAAGCGCGACATTCTTGCCTAATTTGCGATTTGCTCATAGTCTTTTTTTTGTCGCCAAGCTTGACTTCGACTTGTTGCTCGATCGGTAAGCCATGACAATCCCAACCAGGAGTATATCTAACACTATCACCGAAAAAATAATGGGTTTTTGTGATTATATCTTTTAAGATTTTATTTAGTGCATGACCTATGTGAAGATGACCGTTTGCGTATGGTGGGCCATCGTGAATATTAAAACTAGTGCTTGCTTTTTGCCTTTTGGCTTTCATCTTTTCATAAACTTTTTCTTCATCCCATTTCGCATAGCGTTTTGGTTCTTGTTCGCCTAAATTTCCACGCATAGCAAAATCCGTAGTAGGTAGTAGCAACGTATCTTTGTAATCCATAATCTTAACCTCGAATTTTTTTAAATTTACGGATTTTATCCAAAATTTGATAAAAAAAAGATTTATTTATCGGCTTATGATACAATAATTTCATAAAACAATAAGGAGAAAAAATGATAAAAATTTGTCTCTTAATGATATTTTTTATATCAAATATCTTCTCATTTGACGATCTTATAAAACAAAACGGAGATGCCATAAGTATAAATCCATTTAAAACAGATACATACATAGAAAATCAGTGGATACAATCAGAAAATGTTAGCTTTCTAAGTCCAAATTTAAACATTGATAAAAGCGGTGCAAATTTAAATAATATAGATATTTTAAGCATAAACTCGCTAAGTTTTGAAA
The sequence above is a segment of the Campylobacter hyointestinalis subsp. lawsonii genome. Coding sequences within it:
- the gatA gene encoding Asp-tRNA(Asn)/Glu-tRNA(Gln) amidotransferase subunit GatA: MITLKEALKLSPSDILALRAELKEKIKANKHLGAYIEQLTSTEIGDEYAGIPIAIKDNIQVKGWKITSCSKILQGYVAPYNATVIDKLLKAGLAPFGRTNMDEFAMGSTTESSFYGKTLNPLDNSRVPGGSSGGSAAAVASNIAIAALGSDTGGSIRQPAAFCGCVGFKPTYGRVSRFGLGAYSSSLDQIGPITSCVEDAALLYDIIAGHDPKDSTSSKLEVISTADKLDANKKLTIAVIKNYIDEASDDVRKALNLTIEKLKNSGHKIIYKDLLNSKYDIAAYYIIATAEASANLSRYDGVRYGRRAECKNLGEMYAKTRGEGFGAEVQRRMLLGTFVLSSGYYDAYYIKAQKARAFIKQEYEEILSESDLIFMPVAPSVAYKFGELSDPLKAYLSDIYTIGVNLAGLPAITVPVAKDDNGLNISAQLIGKAWAEQTVLDGAYSLEKSIKGN
- the ileS gene encoding isoleucine--tRNA ligase, with the translated sequence MDYKDTLLLPTTDFAMRGNLGEQEPKRYAKWDEEKVYEKMKAKRQKASTSFNIHDGPPYANGHLHIGHALNKILKDIITKTHYFFGDSVRYTPGWDCHGLPIEQQVEVKLGDKKKTMSKSQIRQECRAWASEFVKIQKEEFKSLGVLGDWDEPYLTMKYKFEANIYRTLCEVAKKGLLIERSKPVFWSWAARSALAEAEVEYEDKEDYSLYVAFDLSKEACDKLGVGSAKAVIWTTTPWTLVANQAISLNPNEKYAVTKEGYIIALPLKETLINQGIIKGEIIKEFASSELEGLNAINPLNGRYSKFILGEHVLMDGGTGLVHTAPGHGEDDYFASLKYNIEVIMPVDEAGLYDETLRAKKLLPEELLGEFIGLHIFKANERLLDILGDAVVKVSKFVHSYPFCWRTHKPVIYRATKQWFIAMDEPKLDGKTLRQTALEALNQVKFYPEAGIKRIGSMIENRPDWCISRQRDWGVPIAFFRDKTTKEVVFDPEILDNIASIFDEKGADAWWDLSIEELLPKGSNLNPANLEKVSDILDVWFDSGSTWNAVLNSGDYDSGGYQADMYLEGSDQHRGWFQSSLLLSCALNQKAPYKSILTHGFTVDGNGNKMSKSKGNVIAPADVAKKYGIEILRLWVGLSDYSSDLKISDEILKQVSEQYRKIRNTIRFLLANVGDLDDIYTNFGMLDKWILNRASKTFKEVSVCFRNYEFSKGFNILLNFLSTDLSGIYLDICKDRLYCDDKDSARRRSAQSAMAIIAKRVFALIAPTLTYSVDEAIEFAPQIIKKDFGDVFDIVYDDLDYEFDIDDSLLLASREKFNEIVDKLKKEKIIKSTLEVMLETSSNEILANDLDEVIDWYMVSFVKSIEDGETLATFEVGNEQFKVVKASRFKCPRCWKYDAKEENCLCPRCSKVLKNV
- the guaB gene encoding IMP dehydrogenase, yielding MKIVKRALTFEDVLLMPQYSEILPKQVDVSSKFSRNITLNIPLVSAAMDTVTEHRTAIMMARLGGIGVIHKNMDLQSQIKEVKRVKKSESGVIIDPVFINPNATIREALELMSEYRISGVPVVDDDNILIGILTNRDLRFENDFSKTVECAMTKAPLITAPKGCTLDDAEKIFSTNKVEKLPIVDENGKLEGLITIKDLKKRKEYPNANKDKFGRLRVAAAIGVGQIDRAISLAKAGVDALVMDSAHGHSKGIIDTLKQIKEQIKDVDIIVGNVANPKAVKDLIAAGADAIKVGIGPGSICTTRIVSGVGVPQITAISDCSEVARGSGVPIIADGGIKYSGDFAKALAAGADCVMVGSLLAGCDESPGELVTFQGRQYKSYRGMGSIGAMTKGSSDRYFQEGTAQDKLVPEGIEGRVPYAGSIKQVLYQLVGGLRSSMGYCGSKDIRTFQEKAEFVEITSAGLKESHAHDVIITQEAPNYRVN